A portion of the Streptomyces sp. NBC_00376 genome contains these proteins:
- a CDS encoding VWA domain-containing protein, translating into MIIRKRLTAGVGILLATLTAGLGTALPAAADEAPAKASPKVELVLDVSGSMRTRDIDGQSRMTAAKQAFNEVLDAVPEQVELGIRTLGADYPGDDRKVGCKDTKQLYPVGPLDRTEAKTAVATLAPTGWTPIGPALLGAADDLEGGDSTRRIVLISDGEDTCGPLDPCEVARDIAARGIHLVIDTLGLVPNAKIREQLTCIAEATGGTYTAVQHTDELSGRVKQLVDRAAEPVVTPVATEGADSCSSAPKLEAGLYTDREKFGQHRWYRVDVLPGQELRASVSVFADRAVNNDYGVLMRALTVHGREIVRGSESGTGRTDAISSGLRYPKPDVDGSDSDKPAAETVCLQVSNSFSAPASVKTSPGMPVELTVDLVDAPDDAADAAAFGLGRGWWLLGVLVLTGLVAGLVFGWISRWRVAVWRTN; encoded by the coding sequence ATGATCATAAGAAAAAGGCTGACGGCCGGGGTGGGCATCCTGCTCGCCACCCTGACCGCCGGGCTCGGCACGGCACTCCCCGCCGCCGCCGACGAAGCCCCCGCCAAAGCTTCCCCCAAGGTCGAGCTGGTGCTCGACGTCAGCGGCTCCATGCGGACCCGTGACATCGACGGCCAGTCCCGGATGACAGCCGCCAAGCAGGCGTTCAACGAGGTTCTGGACGCGGTGCCCGAGCAGGTGGAGCTCGGTATCCGGACGCTCGGCGCCGACTACCCGGGCGACGACCGCAAGGTCGGCTGCAAGGACACCAAGCAGCTCTATCCGGTCGGCCCGCTGGACCGCACCGAGGCGAAGACCGCGGTCGCCACCCTGGCCCCCACCGGCTGGACCCCGATCGGCCCGGCCCTGCTGGGCGCCGCCGACGACCTCGAAGGCGGCGACTCCACCCGCCGGATCGTACTGATCAGTGACGGTGAGGACACCTGCGGCCCGCTCGACCCGTGCGAGGTCGCACGTGACATCGCCGCCCGCGGCATCCACCTCGTCATCGACACCCTGGGCCTGGTGCCCAACGCGAAGATCCGCGAACAGCTGACCTGCATCGCCGAGGCCACCGGCGGAACGTACACCGCGGTCCAGCACACCGATGAACTCTCCGGCCGCGTCAAGCAGTTGGTCGACCGGGCCGCCGAGCCCGTCGTCACCCCGGTGGCGACCGAGGGTGCGGACAGCTGCTCCTCGGCTCCGAAGCTGGAGGCCGGCCTCTACACCGACCGCGAGAAGTTCGGCCAGCACCGCTGGTACCGGGTCGACGTGCTGCCCGGCCAGGAACTGCGGGCCTCGGTCAGCGTCTTCGCCGATCGCGCCGTGAACAACGACTACGGCGTGCTGATGCGCGCACTGACCGTGCACGGCCGCGAGATCGTACGGGGCTCGGAGTCGGGCACCGGCCGTACGGACGCGATCTCCTCCGGCCTGCGCTACCCGAAGCCCGATGTGGACGGCTCGGACAGCGACAAGCCGGCCGCCGAGACCGTGTGCCTCCAGGTCAGCAACTCCTTCTCGGCGCCCGCCTCGGTGAAGACCTCGCCCGGTATGCCGGTCGAGCTGACCGTGGACCTGGTGGACGCCCCGGACGACGCCGCCGACGCCGCCGCGTTCGGCCTCGGCCGCGGCTGGTGGCTGCTGGGTGTCCTGGTGCTCACCGGGCTGGTCGCGGGCCTGGTCTTCGGCTGGATCTCGCGCTGGCGCGTCGCTGTCTGGAGGACCAACTGA
- a CDS encoding cytochrome P450, translated as MSTETGPAIDAEPRSHRIVPGPKGLPFIGNLPQFGKNPLAFFERLRSHGDMVGWRFGPNSCVYIADPDCIGELLTETERSFDQPALGIAFRTVMGNGVVVARGTDWRRKRSLVQPSVRPKQVRSYAATMASSTVELADTWSGGERIDIKREMAALTQRIAVRTIFGVDTAADAEAMGRAMDVAQQEIGKEFAGIGALLPDWVPTPGRARIKKAATVIDAEVGRVVARHRDGGDERPDLLSRLLTAVDETGERLTDQEIRDETVTLYIGGHETTSSTLVWAWYLLARNPRVRAALAEELDRVLGDREPEFDDYARLTYTQSVVKETLRLYPTIWLVTGVAKAGAQIGGVPMPEGTRVWTSQWATQRDARWFPEPEEFRPERWDPEEGDSIAEYAWFPFGGGPRVCLGARFAMVESVLILAVLARRFELDVDPGVIEPVPSLTLQPDREVMATVRTR; from the coding sequence ATGTCCACGGAGACCGGCCCGGCCATCGACGCCGAGCCGCGGAGCCACCGGATCGTGCCGGGCCCGAAGGGGCTGCCGTTCATCGGGAATCTGCCGCAGTTCGGAAAGAACCCCCTCGCCTTCTTCGAGCGGCTGCGCTCCCACGGGGACATGGTGGGCTGGCGATTCGGCCCCAACTCCTGTGTGTACATAGCGGATCCGGACTGCATAGGTGAGCTGCTCACCGAGACGGAACGCTCCTTCGACCAGCCGGCCCTGGGCATCGCCTTCCGGACCGTGATGGGCAACGGCGTGGTGGTCGCCCGCGGCACGGACTGGCGGCGGAAGCGGTCGCTGGTGCAGCCCTCCGTACGGCCCAAGCAGGTGCGGTCGTACGCGGCGACGATGGCGAGCAGCACGGTGGAGCTGGCGGACACCTGGTCGGGCGGTGAACGCATCGATATCAAGCGGGAGATGGCGGCGCTGACCCAACGGATCGCCGTGCGCACGATCTTCGGCGTCGACACGGCGGCCGACGCCGAGGCGATGGGCCGGGCGATGGATGTGGCGCAGCAGGAGATCGGCAAGGAGTTCGCCGGTATCGGCGCGTTGCTGCCGGACTGGGTGCCGACCCCCGGCAGAGCCAGGATCAAGAAGGCCGCGACGGTCATCGACGCCGAGGTGGGCCGGGTCGTCGCCCGTCACCGCGACGGCGGGGACGAGCGCCCCGATCTGCTGAGCCGGCTGCTGACGGCGGTCGACGAGACGGGTGAGCGCCTCACCGATCAGGAGATCCGCGACGAGACGGTCACGCTGTACATCGGCGGGCACGAGACGACCAGTTCCACTCTGGTGTGGGCCTGGTATCTGCTGGCCCGCAACCCGCGGGTGCGTGCCGCGCTCGCCGAGGAACTGGACCGGGTGCTCGGCGACCGGGAACCGGAGTTCGACGACTACGCGCGGCTGACGTACACCCAGTCCGTGGTCAAGGAGACACTGCGCCTCTACCCGACGATCTGGCTGGTCACCGGTGTCGCCAAGGCCGGAGCGCAGATCGGCGGTGTGCCGATGCCGGAGGGCACCCGGGTGTGGACCAGCCAGTGGGCGACCCAGCGCGACGCACGGTGGTTCCCCGAGCCGGAGGAGTTCCGCCCCGAGCGCTGGGACCCTGAGGAGGGCGACAGCATCGCGGAGTACGCCTGGTTCCCGTTCGGCGGCGGCCCCCGGGTCTGCCTGGGCGCCCGGTTCGCGATGGTCGAGTCCGTGCTGATCCTGGCCGTGCTGGCCCGCCGCTTCGAGCTGGACGTGGACCCGGGTGTCATCGAGCCGGTCCCTTCGCTCACGCTGCAACCGGACCGGGAAGTGATGGCGACGGTCCGGACCCGCTGA
- a CDS encoding DUF4232 domain-containing protein produces the protein MRLRPALTAALAVAATLPLTGTTASATTDAASRPATCQEKALTVHAAPGGQRNTARISVVNNGGRSCAVDRIPTITFRGLDGSAEVVPPAGSGPYELSPGERAYAAVRTADPAATEGHVVGSLSVAADPSHLGVTFGAATVGMPEGVHVWVPVTTVWQHSRAAADSALADAPG, from the coding sequence ATGCGTCTGCGCCCCGCCCTCACCGCCGCACTCGCCGTCGCGGCCACCCTGCCACTGACCGGCACCACGGCGTCGGCGACGACCGACGCCGCGAGCCGCCCGGCGACCTGCCAGGAGAAGGCCCTCACGGTGCACGCCGCACCCGGCGGACAGCGGAACACGGCCCGGATCAGCGTCGTCAACAACGGCGGCCGGTCCTGCGCGGTGGACCGGATCCCCACGATCACCTTCCGGGGCCTCGACGGCTCCGCCGAAGTCGTCCCGCCCGCCGGCAGCGGCCCCTACGAGCTGTCCCCGGGCGAGCGGGCGTACGCCGCCGTACGGACCGCCGACCCGGCGGCCACCGAGGGCCACGTCGTCGGCAGCCTCTCCGTGGCCGCGGACCCCTCCCACCTTGGCGTCACCTTCGGCGCGGCCACCGTCGGCATGCCGGAGGGCGTCCATGTGTGGGTGCCGGTGACCACCGTCTGGCAGCACTCGCGCGCGGCGGCGGACAGCGCCCTGGCGGACGCGCCGGGGTGA